One genomic region from Streptomyces sp. NBC_01304 encodes:
- a CDS encoding serine/threonine-protein kinase, producing the protein MDQLITEDPTRIGPYRLIARLGEGGMGRVYLARSEGGRTVAVKVIQADFAQHPEFRARFAREVGAARRVGGAWTAGVLDADTDAATPWVVTQYVPGPDLHTVVAEQHGPLPEHSVRVLANRLALALEAIHQVGLVHRDLKPSNVLVTVDGPRVIDFGIARALDSITGDSLLTRTGMLIGSPGFMSPEQVRGLEVTAASDVFCLGSVLAYAATGRQPFGATGNGLHAQLFRVAEEEPDLDGVPEALLGLVRACLEKDPARRPTPEQIAARTTTEGAGEWLPGRLLGQLGRHAAQLLDFDPLRPHTAVVPAPASTPKPEPEPTPEPTPEPTPPPTRTAPLPSPAQAPATPPQVALASAPTVGPGYDGPTRTPTRTPAPTPSPAPNRLRRRADMAGAAVVAALIAAGAGLLALSPWQDDNKGSGDNTPALSAPRAFHGSWEAVVDRKDGLTLQGVTARLVINKRNVEYAVLNEERLCVWDSTITAVQADSITLGNSKLKSASPKSESGRCEESTGTLTSGTGGALAWSDAADPESAPGSTYGPVMFDKASAAARSPLAKAYRGSWNGRGEDGTYRFEFTLGEGATKRGVRFVTTGKDGAGTVRKCVYTAQAFSQEWSLLRTPPAELVDSKSPTGCAQYAPTLSFQAVEGDDGRELSFRPVAGETAPTMDALHWKANLD; encoded by the coding sequence GTGGACCAGCTGATCACCGAAGACCCGACGCGCATAGGTCCCTACCGCCTGATCGCCCGCCTGGGCGAGGGCGGCATGGGCCGTGTCTACCTGGCCCGCTCCGAAGGCGGGCGGACCGTCGCGGTCAAGGTCATCCAGGCCGACTTCGCCCAACACCCCGAGTTCCGCGCCCGGTTCGCCCGCGAGGTGGGCGCGGCGCGGCGGGTGGGCGGGGCCTGGACGGCGGGTGTGCTCGACGCGGACACGGACGCGGCGACGCCCTGGGTCGTCACGCAGTACGTTCCCGGGCCGGACCTGCACACCGTCGTCGCCGAGCAGCACGGGCCGCTGCCCGAGCACTCGGTCCGGGTCCTCGCCAACCGCCTCGCGCTCGCCCTGGAGGCCATTCACCAGGTGGGCCTGGTCCACCGCGACCTCAAGCCGTCCAACGTCCTCGTCACCGTCGACGGCCCGCGCGTCATCGACTTCGGCATCGCACGCGCCCTGGACAGCATCACCGGGGACAGCCTCCTGACCCGCACCGGCATGCTGATCGGCTCCCCCGGCTTCATGTCGCCGGAGCAGGTGCGCGGCCTCGAAGTCACCGCCGCGTCCGACGTGTTCTGCCTGGGCTCGGTCCTCGCGTACGCGGCCACCGGGCGCCAGCCCTTCGGGGCGACCGGCAACGGGCTGCACGCGCAGCTGTTCCGGGTCGCCGAGGAGGAACCGGACCTGGACGGGGTGCCGGAGGCGCTGCTCGGGCTCGTACGCGCATGCCTGGAGAAGGACCCGGCCCGGCGCCCCACGCCCGAACAGATCGCCGCCCGCACCACCACGGAAGGCGCCGGCGAATGGCTGCCGGGCAGGCTGCTCGGCCAACTGGGGCGACACGCTGCCCAGTTGCTGGACTTCGACCCACTACGACCGCACACGGCCGTCGTGCCCGCCCCGGCCTCCACCCCGAAACCGGAACCGGAACCAACCCCGGAACCGACCCCGGAACCGACCCCACCGCCGACCCGGACCGCGCCCCTACCCTCACCCGCTCAAGCGCCCGCCACGCCTCCGCAGGTCGCGCTTGCCTCTGCGCCTACCGTCGGGCCCGGATACGACGGGCCGACGCGCACGCCCACGCGCACACCCGCACCCACACCAAGTCCGGCGCCGAACCGACTCCGTCGCCGGGCCGACATGGCCGGGGCAGCCGTCGTCGCCGCCCTCATCGCCGCCGGAGCGGGACTGCTCGCGCTCAGTCCGTGGCAGGACGACAACAAGGGCTCAGGGGACAACACCCCCGCGCTGAGCGCTCCGCGTGCGTTCCACGGGTCCTGGGAGGCGGTCGTCGACCGCAAGGACGGGCTCACGCTCCAGGGGGTGACCGCGCGACTGGTGATCAACAAGAGGAACGTCGAGTACGCCGTGCTGAACGAGGAACGGCTGTGTGTCTGGGACAGCACCATCACTGCGGTGCAGGCCGACTCGATCACACTCGGCAACAGCAAGCTGAAGAGTGCGAGCCCCAAGTCCGAGTCGGGGCGCTGCGAGGAGAGCACGGGCACACTCACCTCCGGCACGGGTGGAGCGCTCGCGTGGTCGGACGCGGCGGACCCGGAATCGGCCCCGGGCTCGACATACGGCCCTGTCATGTTCGACAAGGCGTCGGCGGCCGCGAGGAGCCCGCTGGCCAAGGCCTATCGGGGCTCCTGGAACGGCCGAGGCGAGGACGGCACGTACCGCTTCGAGTTCACACTCGGCGAAGGGGCCACCAAGCGCGGCGTGCGTTTCGTGACCACCGGCAAGGACGGTGCCGGCACCGTGCGCAAATGCGTCTACACGGCCCAGGCGTTCTCCCAGGAGTGGTCCCTGCTGCGCACCCCGCCCGCCGAACTCGTCGACAGCAAGTCGCCGACGGGCTGCGCGCAGTACGCGCCCACACTGAGCTTCCAGGCAGTCGAGGGCGACGACGGGCGGGAGCTCTCGTTCCGGCCCGTCGCCGGCGAGACCGCGCCCACGATGGACGCCCTGCACTGGAAGGCGAATTTGGACTAG